One Capsicum annuum cultivar UCD-10X-F1 chromosome 2, UCD10Xv1.1, whole genome shotgun sequence genomic window carries:
- the LOC107860168 gene encoding 60S ribosomal protein L23a isoform X2, giving the protein MAAAIASPTAASIVCSSRNKDQTFRYSVSITRATLSFAVVPFHQSSSSSSSIKLCSFHGNFRRTSDTFELDVWYQSMHCAEMLTSFSARGTQFLPRFLCPVSCEIDSHKEGDAKKQRLEYAIKVKSGGSTNRHVLDFLNSVSSERKMLKMERNPKHLNNRVSQRNKIEYYQVIQYPLKTESTMGNILRHNTLVFVVHKDADKKSIRDAVKKLFKIEMKKINTSIMPDGTKKAYVVLTPNHSALDLAKKIKAI; this is encoded by the exons ATGGCTGCTGCAATAGCCTCGCCGACTGCGGCATCTATTGTTTGTTCCAGCCGGAATAAGGATCAAACATTCAGGTATTCAGTATCAATCACAAGAGCCACGTTATCTTTCGCTGTTGTTCCCTTTCAccagtcttcttcttcttcttcttctataaaGCTCTGCTCTTTTCACGGCAATTTCCGTCGGACCAGTGAT ACATTTGAATTAGATGTTTGGTATCAGAGTATGCATTGCGCA GAAATGCTGACAAGCTTCAGTGCTAGAGGTACTCAGTTTCTGCCAAGGTTTCTCTGTCCAGTATCTTGTGAAATAGACAGTCACAAAGAGGGAGATGCCAAGAAACAAAGGCTTGAATATGCCATTAAAGTGAAATCAGGTGGATCAACCAATAGGCATGTTTTGGATTTCCTAAATTCAGTCTCATCTGAACGGAAGATGTTGAAAATGGAAAGAAATCCCAAGCATCTCAACAATAGGGTGTCGCAAAGGAACAAAATCGAATATTACCAGGTCATCCAATATCCTCTTAAAACTGAGTCTACAATGGGGAATATATTACGTCACAATACTTTGGTTTTTGTTGTTCACAAAGACGCTGACAAGAAGAGCATAAGGGATGCTGTAAAGAAGCTGTTTAAGattgaaatgaagaaaataaatacatCAATCATGCCTGATGGGACGAAGAAAGCATATGTTGTGCTGACACCAAACCATAGTGCACTAGATTTGGCCAAAAAAATCAAAGCTATTTGA
- the LOC107860168 gene encoding 60S ribosomal protein L23a isoform X1, with amino-acid sequence MAAAIASPTAASIVCSSRNKDQTFRYSVSITRATLSFAVVPFHQSSSSSSSIKLCSFHGNFRRTSDDNALFWQTFELDVWYQSMHCAEMLTSFSARGTQFLPRFLCPVSCEIDSHKEGDAKKQRLEYAIKVKSGGSTNRHVLDFLNSVSSERKMLKMERNPKHLNNRVSQRNKIEYYQVIQYPLKTESTMGNILRHNTLVFVVHKDADKKSIRDAVKKLFKIEMKKINTSIMPDGTKKAYVVLTPNHSALDLAKKIKAI; translated from the exons ATGGCTGCTGCAATAGCCTCGCCGACTGCGGCATCTATTGTTTGTTCCAGCCGGAATAAGGATCAAACATTCAGGTATTCAGTATCAATCACAAGAGCCACGTTATCTTTCGCTGTTGTTCCCTTTCAccagtcttcttcttcttcttcttctataaaGCTCTGCTCTTTTCACGGCAATTTCCGTCGGACCAGTGAT GATAATGCGTTGTTTTGGCAGACATTTGAATTAGATGTTTGGTATCAGAGTATGCATTGCGCA GAAATGCTGACAAGCTTCAGTGCTAGAGGTACTCAGTTTCTGCCAAGGTTTCTCTGTCCAGTATCTTGTGAAATAGACAGTCACAAAGAGGGAGATGCCAAGAAACAAAGGCTTGAATATGCCATTAAAGTGAAATCAGGTGGATCAACCAATAGGCATGTTTTGGATTTCCTAAATTCAGTCTCATCTGAACGGAAGATGTTGAAAATGGAAAGAAATCCCAAGCATCTCAACAATAGGGTGTCGCAAAGGAACAAAATCGAATATTACCAGGTCATCCAATATCCTCTTAAAACTGAGTCTACAATGGGGAATATATTACGTCACAATACTTTGGTTTTTGTTGTTCACAAAGACGCTGACAAGAAGAGCATAAGGGATGCTGTAAAGAAGCTGTTTAAGattgaaatgaagaaaataaatacatCAATCATGCCTGATGGGACGAAGAAAGCATATGTTGTGCTGACACCAAACCATAGTGCACTAGATTTGGCCAAAAAAATCAAAGCTATTTGA
- the LOC107860168 gene encoding 60S ribosomal protein L23a isoform X3 → MAAAIASPTAASIVCSSRNKDQTFRYSVSITRATLSFAVVPFHQSSSSSSSIKLCSFHGNFRRTSDEMLTSFSARGTQFLPRFLCPVSCEIDSHKEGDAKKQRLEYAIKVKSGGSTNRHVLDFLNSVSSERKMLKMERNPKHLNNRVSQRNKIEYYQVIQYPLKTESTMGNILRHNTLVFVVHKDADKKSIRDAVKKLFKIEMKKINTSIMPDGTKKAYVVLTPNHSALDLAKKIKAI, encoded by the exons ATGGCTGCTGCAATAGCCTCGCCGACTGCGGCATCTATTGTTTGTTCCAGCCGGAATAAGGATCAAACATTCAGGTATTCAGTATCAATCACAAGAGCCACGTTATCTTTCGCTGTTGTTCCCTTTCAccagtcttcttcttcttcttcttctataaaGCTCTGCTCTTTTCACGGCAATTTCCGTCGGACCAGTGAT GAAATGCTGACAAGCTTCAGTGCTAGAGGTACTCAGTTTCTGCCAAGGTTTCTCTGTCCAGTATCTTGTGAAATAGACAGTCACAAAGAGGGAGATGCCAAGAAACAAAGGCTTGAATATGCCATTAAAGTGAAATCAGGTGGATCAACCAATAGGCATGTTTTGGATTTCCTAAATTCAGTCTCATCTGAACGGAAGATGTTGAAAATGGAAAGAAATCCCAAGCATCTCAACAATAGGGTGTCGCAAAGGAACAAAATCGAATATTACCAGGTCATCCAATATCCTCTTAAAACTGAGTCTACAATGGGGAATATATTACGTCACAATACTTTGGTTTTTGTTGTTCACAAAGACGCTGACAAGAAGAGCATAAGGGATGCTGTAAAGAAGCTGTTTAAGattgaaatgaagaaaataaatacatCAATCATGCCTGATGGGACGAAGAAAGCATATGTTGTGCTGACACCAAACCATAGTGCACTAGATTTGGCCAAAAAAATCAAAGCTATTTGA